One Bacteroidales bacterium DNA window includes the following coding sequences:
- a CDS encoding M1 family metallopeptidase, which produces MKMNGLLKGSLILFAFLLVVNVQSQPMADQMSENYRKAYQVGTRSADGNPGPNYWINHASYDIDVEVTPATGLISGKATILYTNNSPDTLQELVFRLYQDIYKKGNARQFVLATSDLTDGVQVTSLAVDGQTLDTKGNKVSRSATNMTVQLQKPLFANQTAEVKIEWNFVMPQQHFIRIGQYRPEHLFAGYWYPQTAVYDDIDGWDRHEYQGMVEFYNDHNDFSVNITVPGGFASWATGVLQNPAEVLGDEKARLLEKAADSDAVYHIIEASDYNELDQLQPGGPHTWKFKADLVPDFAFAVSSIAVWDATSAVVDLASGRRVLISAVYPPGLTHYEKVADITREAVQYMSFEWPGVPFPYPRTTVFASGLKTGGMEFPMIANDGAPDDLADLQGLTFHEVFHNYFPFSMGTNERKYAFMDEGWAHYFPTGFLAQVSPGYVYLQNSIRSYAAFAGSENELPPIIPTYILNDYASQRMAAYQRPAVAYHLLRQELGDEVFGSALREYVRRWRGKHPMPYDFFATFDQVSGESLEWFWRPWFFEHGRPDLAVKPPDDGNIIRIQRLGIMPVPVYLQIDFTDGTSTVIEEKASVWKEGMRDLEIVVPAQKTIEKLELGNEWIPDSNPANNKWQRRL; this is translated from the coding sequence ATGAAAATGAATGGATTGTTAAAAGGTTCGCTGATTCTGTTTGCCTTTTTGCTTGTCGTAAATGTGCAAAGTCAGCCAATGGCAGATCAGATGTCGGAAAACTACCGCAAAGCTTACCAGGTCGGCACCCGCTCTGCTGACGGAAACCCTGGTCCCAATTATTGGATAAACCATGCCAGCTACGATATCGATGTGGAGGTAACGCCCGCCACAGGTTTGATAAGCGGCAAAGCCACCATCCTTTACACCAACAACAGCCCCGATACTCTGCAAGAACTGGTTTTCAGGCTTTATCAGGATATTTATAAAAAAGGAAATGCCCGCCAGTTTGTTCTCGCAACGTCCGATTTAACTGATGGAGTTCAGGTCACTTCTTTGGCTGTCGACGGCCAAACCCTTGATACCAAAGGCAACAAGGTATCGCGTTCGGCCACTAATATGACAGTACAACTCCAGAAGCCTTTGTTTGCAAACCAAACAGCGGAGGTGAAGATAGAGTGGAATTTCGTGATGCCGCAACAACATTTTATACGAATCGGACAATACCGTCCGGAGCATTTGTTTGCCGGTTATTGGTATCCGCAAACAGCGGTTTACGACGACATCGATGGCTGGGACAGACATGAGTATCAGGGCATGGTTGAGTTTTATAATGATCATAACGATTTTAGTGTAAATATTACGGTGCCCGGCGGGTTTGCATCATGGGCTACCGGCGTGCTGCAAAATCCTGCAGAAGTACTGGGTGATGAAAAAGCCCGATTGCTCGAAAAGGCTGCCGACAGTGATGCTGTTTATCATATTATCGAAGCTTCCGATTATAATGAGTTGGATCAATTACAACCCGGAGGCCCCCACACCTGGAAATTTAAAGCTGATCTGGTGCCCGACTTTGCTTTTGCGGTAAGCAGCATAGCCGTGTGGGATGCCACGAGCGCAGTGGTGGATTTAGCTTCCGGCCGGCGCGTGCTTATCTCGGCGGTCTATCCTCCCGGACTGACGCACTACGAAAAGGTGGCAGACATAACGCGCGAAGCGGTGCAATACATGTCGTTCGAATGGCCGGGCGTACCTTTTCCTTATCCGCGGACTACAGTTTTTGCGAGCGGCCTGAAAACAGGCGGCATGGAGTTCCCGATGATCGCCAATGATGGTGCTCCCGACGACCTGGCCGACTTGCAGGGACTCACATTCCATGAGGTTTTTCACAACTATTTCCCTTTTTCCATGGGCACCAACGAACGAAAGTATGCCTTTATGGACGAAGGCTGGGCGCACTATTTCCCCACAGGATTTCTGGCGCAAGTCTCGCCCGGATATGTTTATTTGCAGAATTCAATCCGCAGCTATGCTGCTTTCGCAGGAAGTGAAAACGAACTACCACCCATCATTCCCACCTATATCTTAAACGACTACGCGAGTCAGCGAATGGCCGCTTATCAGCGTCCGGCGGTGGCTTATCATCTGCTGCGCCAGGAACTTGGCGATGAAGTTTTTGGTAGCGCTTTGCGCGAATATGTGCGGCGCTGGCGGGGTAAACATCCTATGCCTTACGACTTTTTTGCTACCTTCGATCAGGTGAGCGGTGAATCGCTGGAGTGGTTCTGGCGCCCCTGGTTTTTTGAACATGGTCGCCCCGACCTGGCCGTGAAGCCTCCCGACGATGGCAACATCATCCGAATCCAGCGCCTGGGAATTATGCCAGTTCCTGTTTATCTCCAAATAGATTTTACCGATGGTACCAGCACGGTGATAGAGGAAAAGGCAAGCGTTTGGAAAGAGGGAATGCGTGATTTGGAAATAGTGGTGCCGGCACAAAAAACAATCGAAAAACTTGAATTGGGAAACGAATGGATTCCCGACAGCAACCCCGCCAACAACAAGTGGCAGCGGCGTTTATGA
- a CDS encoding family 1 encapsulin nanocompartment shell protein, with translation MDILRRSLAPINDAAWKEINETAADVMRNLLSARKIVDVEGPHGWDFSAVSTGRLNLKKPKPTDQVRYGTFEVMPLIESRVSFKLNQWELDNISRGTEDPDLDALEAAARKMADFEENVIYHGLPEAGVKGLLKSSEHQPIAFPENPEGIINVIARSIANFTKASIEGPYNLVLGIPKWEELMTYVKGYPLFSHIERMMGGKIIISPCITEGAMISTRGGDFKLTLGQDLSIGYESHTQDEVQLYITESFVFRVIEPKAIIVLK, from the coding sequence ATGGATATTTTAAGAAGATCGCTGGCACCTATCAATGATGCCGCATGGAAAGAAATTAACGAAACGGCTGCCGATGTGATGCGCAACCTGCTCTCTGCACGCAAGATTGTAGATGTGGAAGGGCCTCATGGATGGGATTTTTCGGCTGTATCTACCGGACGCCTTAACCTTAAAAAACCAAAGCCCACTGACCAGGTGCGTTATGGAACCTTTGAGGTGATGCCGCTCATCGAATCGCGCGTTTCATTTAAACTCAACCAATGGGAACTCGACAACATAAGCCGTGGCACCGAAGATCCTGACCTTGACGCGCTGGAAGCGGCAGCACGCAAAATGGCCGATTTTGAAGAAAATGTCATTTATCACGGTTTGCCCGAAGCAGGGGTCAAAGGATTGCTCAAATCATCCGAGCATCAGCCTATTGCTTTTCCCGAAAATCCCGAAGGCATCATCAACGTGATCGCCCGCAGTATCGCCAACTTTACCAAAGCCTCCATCGAAGGGCCTTACAACCTGGTGCTTGGCATACCAAAATGGGAAGAGCTGATGACTTACGTTAAAGGCTATCCGCTGTTTTCACATATCGAACGCATGATGGGCGGTAAAATCATCATCAGCCCGTGCATTACCGAAGGTGCAATGATTTCGACACGTGGTGGCGACTTCAAACTCACCCTTGGCCAGGACTTATCAATAGGCTATGAATCGCATACCCAGGATGAAGTGCAGCTTTATATCACTGAGTCGTTTGTATTTCGCGTCATCGAACCCAAAGCTATAATTGTACTTAAGTAG
- a CDS encoding ferritin-like domain-containing protein, which yields MNDYHEPADELSELTRDYTRALRSLIEEVEAVMWYQQRVDITKDEQLKKILEHNRDEEIEHACMALEYLRRTMPAWDEELKTYLFTTGEITAIEEGATDGEKGKTEGNEDLGIGNLK from the coding sequence ATGAACGATTATCACGAACCAGCTGACGAACTCAGCGAATTGACCAGAGATTACACCCGTGCCCTTCGCAGCCTCATCGAGGAAGTGGAAGCAGTGATGTGGTATCAACAACGCGTAGATATCACCAAGGATGAGCAGCTCAAGAAAATTCTGGAGCACAACCGCGACGAAGAAATAGAACACGCCTGTATGGCACTTGAGTATCTGCGGCGCACCATGCCCGCCTGGGACGAAGAGCTTAAGACGTATCTTTTTACCACTGGCGAAATCACCGCAATAGAAGAAGGTGCCACTGACGGTGAAAAAGGAAAAACAGAAGGCAACGAAGATTTAGGAATAGGAAATTTAAAATAA
- a CDS encoding TlpA disulfide reductase family protein has translation MVVILIGCRQQNNAEIAVVSGKFPEGIRGEIRLSELTPEQVTGVDSVSIAADGNFRLVAHPVETGLYILQFDDENEKVVLLLDKGDTLSFSADGNGFYKITGNEDSRLLMQYANTSRQLRLTLDSLGSIVLESRSQEDFVTIKTAADQFVDSSLVAHRKFVQHLILQHPSSLASVLLVNTYFSGNPLFPVDSFPELYRIIADSTGAHYPGNTHVTHHKNRVERAMQQREQERQLADRLLPGRKLPAVTLPDENGNPTAVSSFNGQPLILFLWASWSPESRAAIQQLKALSTNIPILALSFDSDTKIWKAAVKIENTTWTHVNDPEGMSGAAAKLFGASRHLPYFILADSSGTIVASTAKFRELTEVLGRLE, from the coding sequence ATGGTTGTGATACTGATTGGCTGCCGGCAGCAAAACAACGCTGAGATTGCCGTGGTGTCAGGAAAGTTTCCGGAGGGCATCCGGGGCGAAATCCGGCTCAGCGAGCTGACACCAGAACAAGTCACGGGAGTGGATTCGGTAAGCATTGCTGCTGACGGAAACTTTCGGCTTGTTGCTCATCCCGTTGAAACGGGACTCTATATTTTGCAATTTGATGATGAAAACGAAAAAGTGGTGCTGCTGCTGGATAAAGGCGACACCTTATCATTTTCGGCAGACGGCAATGGATTTTATAAAATTACGGGCAACGAAGATTCCCGATTGCTGATGCAATATGCCAACACGTCGCGGCAGTTGCGTCTTACACTCGACTCGTTGGGAAGCATCGTATTGGAAAGCCGCAGCCAGGAAGATTTTGTGACCATAAAAACTGCTGCCGACCAGTTTGTTGATAGTTCTCTTGTTGCCCATCGCAAATTTGTTCAGCATCTTATTTTGCAACATCCTTCCTCACTGGCATCGGTGCTGCTGGTGAATACATATTTCTCGGGAAACCCGCTTTTTCCTGTCGATTCATTTCCTGAACTCTACCGCATCATTGCCGACAGCACCGGCGCGCACTATCCCGGAAATACCCACGTAACGCATCATAAAAACAGGGTGGAGCGCGCTATGCAACAACGTGAACAGGAGCGTCAACTGGCAGACCGGCTGCTGCCTGGCCGGAAGTTACCTGCCGTTACTCTGCCCGATGAAAACGGAAATCCAACAGCGGTTTCCTCATTCAACGGGCAACCATTGATCCTGTTTTTGTGGGCTTCCTGGTCGCCCGAAAGCCGCGCTGCTATCCAGCAGCTAAAAGCGCTTAGCACCAATATTCCCATACTTGCTCTCTCTTTCGACAGCGACACTAAAATCTGGAAGGCCGCGGTGAAGATCGAAAACACCACCTGGACGCATGTGAACGATCCCGAAGGAATGTCGGGGGCGGCGGCAAAGCTATTTGGCGCAAGCCGGCATCTCCCTTATTTCATCCTGGCCGACAGCAGCGGAACGATCGTTGCTTCTACCGCGAAGTTTCGTGAATTGACCGAAGTGTTAGGCAGGCTGGAGTAA
- a CDS encoding thioredoxin family protein: MENELHHLPTLIDQVQHAAACILYFYSDRCAPCVSLRPKIQEMTEQEFPQMSLIFVNSEFHPDISAHYGVFANPAIVVFFEGREFRRYSKYISVSQLSDDIERVYRMLF, translated from the coding sequence ATGGAAAACGAATTACACCACCTTCCCACACTCATCGACCAGGTGCAGCATGCTGCTGCCTGTATCCTTTATTTCTACAGCGATCGCTGCGCGCCCTGCGTGAGTCTGCGGCCAAAAATTCAGGAAATGACGGAACAGGAGTTTCCTCAAATGTCGCTGATTTTCGTCAACAGCGAATTTCATCCCGACATTTCTGCGCATTATGGCGTGTTTGCCAATCCGGCCATCGTCGTTTTCTTCGAAGGCCGCGAGTTTCGCCGTTACAGCAAATACATATCGGTGAGCCAGTTGTCGGATGACATCGAAAGAGTTTACAGGATGCTTTTCTGA
- a CDS encoding PEP/pyruvate-binding domain-containing protein, giving the protein MQKDLSKIFGRNYVFNDTPFNTLMRKRIYHVLLIASNYDTFILEDDGRIDEQIFDEYVSLNLRYPPQFLQAGSKAEALRMLEEEKIDLIIFMLSAFDEESFEEIKAKYDDIPVVLLTPFSREISLKLDSGKLARLDYVFTWLGNADILLAIIKLIEDKMNLDVDVLQVGVQVIILVEDNVRFYSSYLPNIYKIIFKQSKSFMTEALNDHQKMLRMRGRPKILLATTYEEAEDVYLKYKNNLLGIISDMSYKRNGIQDKMAGLRFCKMVKDNDKFMPVLLQSSDQSVQEIASEINVGFINKNAKNLSHQLRDFITQYFAFGDFVFEDPDTGQELMRATDLKNLQEILYQIPDNSFLYHISRNHISKWLRARALFSLADLFKEIHPDDFDSLIETRRFLYEAIAKFRMYKGRGVIAEFRRDQFDEYLTFTRIGEGSLGGKARGLAFLDLMIKRNHLIDRFPNIIINIPHTVVLGTDIFDEFMEENHLYDITMSGSSDEQILHAFTEAHLPFRIHESLYAFISITHNPIAIRSSSLLEDSHYQPFAGIYSTYMIPNMADDERLMFENLSLAIKSVYASTYFKDSRAYMSATLNVIDEEKMGIVLQEVCGSRYGDRFYPTISGVARSINFYPIDPELPNEGVANVAFGLGKYIVDGGNTLRFSPVYPKKLLQLSNTNMAISETQHTFYALDMNLHNFKVSTDDGINLLHLPVKDAEADKSLNLVASTHDYQNNMIRDGVNYTGQKIITFAHILKHGMFPLAEILKTVLEVGHREMNRGIEIEFAVDLNVPNDQPVFFNLLQIRPIVDSNETIEERLTEIPEEETILISANALGNGIIKNIHDFVYVKPESFDAARTREIAETVARINDKFIAEDQNYILVGPGRWGSTDPWLGIPVKWAQISAARLIVESGLKNYHIDPSQGTHFFQNLTSFRVGYFTINTFVNEGFYDLEYLRRHEAVYEDEFIRHIRFHKPVVIKIDGKKKIGVVMKM; this is encoded by the coding sequence ATGCAAAAAGATCTATCCAAAATATTCGGCCGCAACTACGTTTTTAATGATACGCCTTTTAATACCCTGATGCGAAAGCGTATCTATCACGTGTTGCTCATTGCCAGCAATTACGATACTTTTATTCTTGAAGACGATGGGCGTATCGATGAGCAGATTTTCGACGAATATGTGTCGCTCAACCTTCGTTATCCGCCTCAGTTTTTACAGGCGGGAAGCAAAGCAGAAGCCTTACGGATGCTGGAGGAAGAAAAAATCGATCTGATCATCTTTATGCTTAGTGCCTTCGATGAGGAATCTTTCGAAGAGATCAAAGCCAAATACGACGACATTCCCGTGGTGCTGCTCACGCCCTTCTCGCGCGAAATATCTCTGAAACTCGACAGCGGCAAGCTCGCCCGACTCGACTACGTTTTTACCTGGCTGGGTAATGCCGACATACTATTGGCTATCATCAAACTGATAGAAGATAAGATGAATCTGGATGTAGATGTTTTGCAGGTGGGTGTGCAGGTGATCATTCTGGTGGAAGATAACGTGCGTTTTTATTCGTCATACCTGCCCAATATTTATAAAATCATCTTTAAACAGAGTAAGTCTTTTATGACCGAGGCGCTCAACGATCATCAGAAGATGCTGCGGATGCGCGGACGCCCGAAGATTTTGCTTGCTACTACCTACGAAGAAGCCGAAGATGTTTATCTTAAATACAAAAATAATCTGCTGGGCATCATATCCGATATGAGCTACAAACGCAACGGGATACAGGATAAAATGGCCGGCCTGCGCTTTTGTAAAATGGTTAAGGACAACGATAAGTTTATGCCGGTGTTGCTGCAGTCGTCCGATCAGTCTGTGCAAGAGATAGCCAGCGAAATTAATGTAGGATTTATTAATAAAAACGCCAAAAACCTCAGCCACCAGCTCCGTGATTTTATCACCCAATATTTTGCTTTTGGTGATTTTGTTTTTGAAGATCCCGATACGGGGCAGGAGCTGATGCGCGCCACCGACCTGAAAAATCTTCAGGAGATCCTGTATCAAATTCCCGACAATTCTTTTTTGTATCACATCAGCCGCAACCACATCTCCAAATGGCTGCGCGCCAGGGCACTGTTTTCATTGGCTGATCTTTTCAAAGAAATACATCCCGACGATTTCGATAGTCTCATCGAAACACGCCGCTTCCTCTACGAGGCCATTGCCAAGTTTAGGATGTACAAAGGGCGCGGCGTGATTGCCGAATTCAGACGCGACCAATTCGACGAGTACCTCACCTTTACGCGTATCGGCGAAGGCTCGCTGGGTGGCAAAGCCCGCGGGTTGGCCTTCCTGGATTTGATGATAAAGCGAAACCACCTCATCGACCGGTTTCCCAATATCATCATCAACATACCGCACACAGTAGTTCTGGGCACCGACATTTTTGACGAATTTATGGAGGAAAACCATCTCTACGATATTACCATGTCCGGTAGCAGCGACGAGCAAATCCTGCACGCCTTCACCGAGGCACATCTGCCTTTCAGAATACACGAAAGTTTATACGCATTTATCTCTATCACACACAATCCCATCGCCATCCGCTCCTCGAGTTTGCTCGAAGATTCGCATTACCAGCCGTTTGCCGGAATATATTCCACCTACATGATCCCCAATATGGCCGATGACGAACGGCTGATGTTCGAAAACCTAAGTCTGGCTATCAAGAGCGTTTATGCTTCGACTTATTTCAAAGATAGCCGTGCATACATGTCGGCCACCCTCAACGTTATCGACGAGGAAAAGATGGGCATTGTGTTGCAGGAGGTCTGCGGATCGCGCTACGGCGACAGGTTTTATCCAACCATTTCCGGTGTGGCACGGTCGATCAATTTCTATCCTATCGATCCCGAGCTGCCTAACGAAGGTGTCGCCAATGTGGCTTTCGGGCTGGGGAAATATATTGTCGACGGAGGAAATACGCTGCGCTTCTCGCCGGTGTATCCTAAAAAGTTGCTCCAGCTCTCCAATACCAATATGGCCATCAGCGAAACGCAACACACCTTTTATGCCCTCGACATGAACCTCCACAACTTCAAGGTTAGCACTGACGACGGTATTAATCTTTTGCACCTTCCGGTAAAAGATGCCGAAGCCGACAAATCGCTCAATTTGGTAGCCTCAACCCACGATTATCAAAATAACATGATTCGTGATGGTGTGAATTACACCGGACAGAAAATTATCACCTTCGCCCACATTCTAAAGCATGGCATGTTCCCGTTGGCCGAAATCCTGAAGACAGTGCTCGAAGTGGGTCACCGAGAAATGAACCGCGGCATCGAGATAGAATTTGCTGTTGATCTTAATGTTCCCAACGACCAGCCGGTATTTTTTAATCTTTTACAGATACGTCCCATCGTCGACAGCAATGAGACGATCGAAGAACGTCTTACGGAAATTCCTGAGGAAGAAACCATTCTCATCTCTGCCAATGCTTTGGGCAATGGAATCATCAAAAACATTCATGATTTTGTGTATGTAAAACCCGAAAGTTTTGATGCGGCACGCACCCGCGAGATTGCTGAAACGGTGGCGCGCATCAACGATAAGTTCATTGCCGAAGATCAAAACTATATCCTGGTGGGTCCTGGGCGTTGGGGTTCTACCGATCCGTGGCTGGGCATTCCCGTAAAATGGGCACAGATTTCTGCCGCCCGCCTCATTGTCGAGTCGGGGCTAAAAAACTATCACATCGATCCCAGCCAGGGAACACATTTTTTTCAAAATCTCACCTCTTTCCGTGTGGGATATTTCACCATTAATACTTTCGTAAACGAAGGCTTTTACGACCTTGAATATCTGCGCAGGCACGAAGCCGTTTATGAAGATGAATTTATCCGGCACATTCGTTTCCACAAGCCGGTGGTTATCAAAATTGATGGCAAAAAGAAAATCGGGGTGGTAATGAAGATGTAA
- a CDS encoding NUDIX domain-containing protein yields the protein MEEKKVQKFNVRVYGLALSADKKVLLTDEYRLGMLMTKFPGGGLEPGEGTLDCLRRECCEELGTEIKIIRHYYTTDFFQISRLIDPPQQLISIYYLIDIVDHSAFKIATRRFEFIPVDGAQTFRWVPLQQLSIDELTFPIDKKVGAMLQKEFI from the coding sequence ATGGAAGAGAAAAAAGTTCAAAAATTCAATGTGCGGGTTTATGGTTTGGCGCTTTCGGCGGATAAAAAAGTGCTGCTCACCGACGAATATCGGCTGGGGATGCTGATGACCAAATTTCCGGGTGGCGGCCTGGAACCCGGCGAAGGTACACTGGATTGCCTTCGGCGTGAATGTTGCGAGGAGCTTGGCACCGAAATAAAAATCATCCGTCATTACTACACCACCGATTTCTTTCAGATATCGCGTCTGATCGATCCTCCGCAGCAGCTCATCAGCATTTATTATCTCATTGATATCGTCGATCATAGTGCCTTCAAAATTGCCACCCGTCGATTCGAATTTATTCCGGTGGATGGCGCGCAGACTTTCCGGTGGGTACCATTGCAGCAGTTATCTATTGATGAGCTCACCTTTCCAATTGATAAAAAAGTGGGTGCCATGCTACAAAAGGAGTTTATTTGA